In Streptomyces sp. NBC_00448, the following are encoded in one genomic region:
- a CDS encoding GTP-binding protein, producing MDFGSSRPQAQQPAYGAPPVRSTTSAKIVVAGGFGVGKTTFVGAVSEINPLRTEAVMTSASAGIDDLSHVQDKTTTTVAMDFGRITLDDDLILYLFGTPGQDRFWFMWDDLVRGAIGAVVLVDTRRLADCFPAVDYFENSGLPFVIALNGFDGHQPYRPEEVREALQIGPEAPIITTDARHRGEAKSALITLVEHALLARLK from the coding sequence GTGGACTTCGGAAGCTCTAGGCCGCAAGCGCAGCAGCCGGCGTACGGCGCGCCGCCGGTGCGGTCGACCACCTCCGCGAAGATCGTGGTGGCGGGTGGCTTCGGCGTGGGCAAGACCACGTTCGTGGGTGCGGTGTCGGAGATCAACCCGCTGCGCACCGAGGCCGTGATGACCTCGGCGTCGGCCGGGATCGACGACCTGAGCCACGTGCAGGACAAGACCACCACCACCGTGGCGATGGACTTCGGGCGCATCACGCTCGACGACGACCTGATCCTCTACCTGTTCGGCACCCCGGGCCAGGACCGCTTCTGGTTCATGTGGGACGACCTGGTGCGCGGCGCGATCGGCGCCGTGGTGCTGGTGGACACCCGGCGGCTGGCGGACTGCTTCCCGGCGGTCGACTACTTCGAGAACAGCGGGCTGCCGTTCGTGATCGCCCTCAACGGCTTCGACGGCCACCAGCCCTACCGGCCGGAAGAAGTGCGCGAGGCGCTGCAGATCGGTCCCGAGGCGCCGATCATCACCACCGACGCCCGGCACCGTGGCGAGGCGAAGAGCGCGCTGATCACGCTCGTCGAGCACGCGCTGCTGGCACGTCTCAAGTAG
- a CDS encoding roadblock/LC7 domain-containing protein encodes MSQAAQNLNWLITNFVDNTPGVSHTVVVSADGLLLAMSDGFPRDRADQLAAVASGLTSLTAGASRIFEGGSVNQTVVEMERGFLFIMSVSDGSSLAVLAHPECDIGLVGYEMALLVDRAGAVLTPDLRAELQGSLLN; translated from the coding sequence ATGAGCCAGGCGGCACAGAATCTGAACTGGTTGATCACCAACTTCGTGGACAACACCCCGGGGGTGTCCCACACGGTGGTGGTCTCCGCCGACGGCCTGCTGCTCGCGATGTCTGATGGTTTTCCGCGTGATCGTGCGGATCAGTTGGCGGCGGTGGCCTCGGGGTTGACGTCGTTGACCGCTGGTGCCTCCCGGATCTTCGAGGGGGGCAGTGTGAACCAGACGGTGGTGGAGATGGAGCGGGGCTTCCTTTTCATCATGTCGGTGTCGGATGGTTCGTCGCTGGCGGTGCTGGCGCATCCGGAGTGCGACATCGGTCTGGTCGGCTACGAAATGGCCCTGCTCGTCGACCGCGCGGGTGCCGTCCTGACCCCCGACCTTCGGGCCGAACTCCAGGGCAGCCTGTTGAACTGA
- a CDS encoding DUF742 domain-containing protein: MTPPPASPGPYGASHHAPYGVEGDQPLVRPYAMTGGRTRPRYQLAIEALVSTTADPAQYAGLLPEHQRICHLTREIKSVAEISALLAIPLGVARILVADLAEAGMVAIHQPGSGESGGQPDVTLLERVLSGLRKL, translated from the coding sequence ATGACCCCGCCACCCGCCTCGCCGGGCCCGTACGGCGCGTCCCACCACGCGCCGTACGGGGTGGAAGGCGACCAGCCGCTGGTGCGGCCGTACGCCATGACCGGTGGCCGTACCCGGCCTCGCTACCAGCTCGCGATCGAGGCGCTGGTCAGCACCACCGCCGACCCGGCGCAGTACGCGGGACTGCTTCCAGAGCACCAGCGGATCTGCCATCTGACGCGTGAGATCAAGTCGGTGGCCGAGATCTCCGCTCTGCTCGCGATACCGCTCGGTGTGGCCCGGATTCTTGTGGCCGACCTCGCCGAGGCCGGCATGGTCGCCATCCACCAGCCCGGCAGCGGCGAATCGGGCGGCCAGCCAGATGTGACATTGCTTGAGAGGGTGCTCAGTGGACTTCGGAAGCTCTAG